The DNA segment TTAGCGATTTAGTTTCGGCTGGTAGTAACCCACGAGCAAGATTTTTTGTTATTGTTTATTCAAACTATCAAGGTCGCACGATTGAAAATACTTGTGAAATAGAATTTGATTTATCACATGCTTGGGAAAGAAAAACTGCATCTATATCTGGAGTGCTTGGGCAATTTCGTGGGTATACAGCTTTTGTTGAAATAAATGATGCACAGGGAACTTTGCTTTTTGATAACGTGGAAATTGTGCATACTGGTTTAAATTGGGCGCGTGATCCTTTTTGTAATAGTATACAAACTAGCTTTACAAAAGCATTTTTTCAAATACCTAAAAACTGGGGTGCTGAAACTATCCCCGATGGGGCGCAATATCGTTCTGTATATCATGAAAATCCTTAAACTTTTAATCTTGCTTGTTTTTCTTTTTTGCCCTATAATTAAAAGTATGGCTGATCCTACATGGGGTATGCTACCAAAAAGTCAGGTAGACCCACAACTAATTGAAGAACGTATCGCACAAATGATTTCTGAACACGAGTCTGACCCCGAGGCGCATTTAGGCGTTGGCGAAAGTTTGGAGCAACACAAGACAAATGAAATTATAGATCATCCTGCTCAAAGTATTGTTGCTGATAAATTTTCTTCTTCTGCTAGTTTTGTTTTCATACCTGTCTTGCCGTACCAAGTGGGTCGCATTGATAATTGTGATGGCTCTGAGGCGACGCCTTATTTAATTATTGAACAACAATCCCCTTTTTCGGGCGATGGTACTTATCAATTTTCTGATTTTAACCCGTACGATTCGGGCTATGCTGATGGCGAAAGTGTCGTTGATTTTATTTTGATGTCTGGTGGCTCTTCCGGCTCATGGGAAGGACTCTTTACTTTTGGTTGGGGAAGAATTGAAACAAAAGAGGGCTTTTATAGAATTGGCTACTTCTCGGGCACATGGCAATATACTTCTTGGACTGCAATAAATTTAGATTATGGTAAAAGATTTAGATTTCATTATGATGCAAATGCAGGAACAATTCAGGTATTTGTATCGGGCGTTGAGGTTTTAAATACTTCATACTCTATTGATATTGAAGACGATGAGACAAGTATTTATTCGCAAATCAATCGCGGTTCTTCTTCTACTGCAAACATTGGTATTGCAAACTTAAATGTTTATTTTGAGGGCTTATAAAAATTATTATTAGTTAAATTTTATTTAAAAAAAATGAAAAAAATCACTGTTGAAATTTTATATTATTTGACAATAGTTCTCATAATATGTGCTATTATTAGAGGTCTTTTTAAATTGTTTCAATAAAAAAATATATGGAATATGAACCGTTGCCAATTATTTCAAACCAGTTTCCTAAGGTCGTAATACCGCTTATAGATAGTGCTTTGCACAGTATTGACATTATTGTATTCGACTGGCGTTTTTATAAACATGATCCTGCAAATGCAGTTTCCTTATTTAATTCTGCGATTGCTCGAGCGTGTGCTCGAGGGGTAAATGTGCGTTGTCTTGTGCAGAATGACGGAGTTGTTGACAGTTTAAAAACTTTAGGTTGTTATGCTAGGCGCTTACATAGCAAAAATATACTCCACACAAAATTGCTTATTGTCGATAATAAGCGTATAATTATAGGGTCGCATAATTACACACAGCGGGCGTTTAGCTCCAATCATGAGGCAAGTATCTTTGTCACGATGGCGGATTTAAATAACGGCTTTGTGCAATATTTTAATAATTTATTCGGTTTGTAAAAATTACATGAAACAAAAATCTTTGGGGGGCTTAATTGTTTTATTTATTCGTGTTATACGATTTGTAATCGCTTTACCATTCTATATTGTCGGTTACTTTTTTGTATATTTCGGAAAATTTTTTTGTGATTTAAAAACTGCAAAATAAAATGACTGCAGAATATCCAACGGGTATATTTGAAGCAAGAGAAACTGAAAATCTGCCAGGTATTTTATATGATGTTGATAAAAAGCGCGATTTTTTCTCGGAAGATTTTCAGAATTTAGGCGCTGAAATTACAGCAATAGAAACAGCTTTAGGAGACTATACTCCATACGGATATGATTCTTTCACTGATTGGATAGCACTTTTTCAAGATTATACTTTGAGTGATTTGGGGGATTTACATTCTGCTCTTGGCGACTGGTGGCTCGCTGGATTTCCTAGTATTACGGATTGGATAAATGCTGTTGATTCTATTGCTACTGACAATATAAACCTTATTTTTGATACTTTAGGAGATCTTACGAGTATGCCATTTCCGACTTTTGTTGAGTGGATTACTGCTGTTCAAACTGATATGAATACTAATTTTGACTTTATACTTGATATTATTGGCGATTATGGTGCAAATCCATACTCTACGCTTGTTGAATGGATACAAAGTTTTGGCTCTTCAGTTATACCTCCTCAAACATTTGTGATTACTATGAGTGGTGATGCAACGCCTGGTATTGAAGATTATGATCACACTTTGGGCGTTACTCCTTCTCGTGTTGAGATTGTTGGTCGTTGGGTTACTGACGATGTTCAGTCGGTGATGTGTGAAGGATGGATAGATGACTACGAGGCTAAAAATGTCGGTATGCGTATAAACGACAATCCTATTAACTGGACTGATAACTTTGAGGGGGTACGTTTTGAAGTTGGAAATACCATAGGGGATGCGTATCAAAAAGCTCGTGTTTATTACGATTCTACAAAAGTTTATTTTGATTGGGATGAGGCAGGTGTATTGCCTGCAGGATTTATATATATTTTAGTAAAAGTATTTGCTTAAAAAAAAATGCACACTGGTAAACTTGGAAAACTAAGGTCACTCGATGCTAGAGGAAAATTTGGACGCTCTGGGGGTTTTGGACGTATAGCTTTCGGCTGGAATTGGTTTGGTTTCTATAACTGGTTTTGTGGCATTTACTCCAAAAAATATTACTTTGGAAAGCCGTATATTTCGCGTATGAAATTTTATAGACCGACTAATCCTCAAACTCCGACACAACAAGCATGGCGTGCTACGTTCGCTGATGCAATGACTGCTTGGGGCGCTCTATCTGCTCCTCAAAAAGAGCCCTATATAAAACGAGCAAAGAAATTGCAAATGACTGGGGCTAATTTATTCTTAAAACAGTACTTGCGAGAGCACGCTTAAAATAGAGCTTGACAAGTTTTTCTACTCTCTGTTACAATATATGTGTGTATAGTTTTATTGTTTTCTGATCTTAATTAAATCGTCGGCAGAAAGCATTTTTATAAATAATTTTGCAAAAATATCATGGCTAAAGTTAACGGTCCATTCATGTCTCTCGATGCTTCGGGTA comes from the Bacteroidota bacterium genome and includes:
- a CDS encoding phospholipase D-like domain-containing protein; its protein translation is MEYEPLPIISNQFPKVVIPLIDSALHSIDIIVFDWRFYKHDPANAVSLFNSAIARACARGVNVRCLVQNDGVVDSLKTLGCYARRLHSKNILHTKLLIVDNKRIIIGSHNYTQRAFSSNHEASIFVTMADLNNGFVQYFNNLFGL